The DNA window ATTCCGAGAGCAAACGCTGATAGGAGAGTGCTACCTCGATGGCATTGAGGTCTTCTCTTTGTATATTTTCGATTAATGCCATTTCAAGCATTTCCTGGTCGTTGGCAGTACGTATATAAGCAGGAACGCTATCAATCCCGGCAATTTTGGAAGCTTTTAGTCTTCGCTCTCCGGATATCAACTGATATTGTTTATCCGAAAGTTTTCTTACGGTTATGGGCTGAATAATACCCTGAACTTTTATGGACTCAGCCAGTTCATTTAATGTTTCCACTTCAAATTCCGTTCTTGGCTGATATGGATTTGCCTCTATTTGATCAAGCGGAATATCTTTAAAATTCAGTGGATTCCGGGTAATCGTAAGATCCCTTCTGTTTTCAAATTCCTCAGAACCCTGTAAAAGTGCACTTAGGCCTTTTCCCAATCCACCTGTTTTCCTTGTCTTCTTTTCGTTCATGCCATTTTCTTTGAACCGATTTTGACACCATTGCTTTGAAGCATTTCATGCGCAAGATTTAAATAGCTGATCGCTCCTTTGCTTTCTGCATCATGAACTATGGCCGGCAAACCGAAACTCGGCGCTTCGCTTAATTTTATATTTCTCGGAATAATGGTTTTAAAAACAAGGTGTTTGAAATGGGTCTTAACTTCTTCCACAACCTGATTTGAAAGATTTAAACGGACGTCGTACATGGTCAGCAACATTCCTTCAATTTCAAGCTCGGGGTTTAGACGGGTTTGTATAATTTTAATGGTATTCAATAGCTTACCCAATCCTTCCAAGGCAAAATACTCGCATTGTATCGGAATGATCACCGAGTCGGCAGCGGTTAGGGCATTGACGGTAATTAAACCCAGCGAGGGGGAACAGTCGATAATTATAAAATCGTAATTCCCACGAATTCCGTTCAACACGCCCTTCATTATTTCCTCTCTGGCTTCAAGGTTGATCATTTCAACTTCTGCTCCCACCAAATTGATGTGTGATGGAAGAATATCAAGCGATGGAATATCCGTTTGCATAATGCAATCTACAGGGCTGATGTCATCAACCATGCATTCGTATATGCCGTGTTGTATTTCCTTGGGATCGAGTCCTGTCCCTGAAGTAGAATTGGCCTGAGGGTCGGCATCTACTATTAGTGTTTTAAAATCCAATACAGCAAGGCTTGCAGCCAAATTGATTGCTGTGGTAGTTTTCCCAACTCCTCCTTTTTGATTAGCTATTGCAATGATTTTTCCCATGTGAAATTCTGATGTCGAATTAAATTGTTATTGCAAAGATAAACAATGCAACAGTATCTGTTTCAAAAGGTTATGCACACTTTTTAAGACATTTAATTGATTGATAATCAAAAAATTAATGATGAATTGTGTGCTTCTTTATACTAAAATGTGGATAAGCTCCTTATTTTTTTCTTCCGCCTTTGCCCTTGTTTTTTTGCTTTTGCTGCTGGGCTTTCATTGCCTCCTCAAGTCTAGCAGAAAATCCGGATTTCTTTTTGTTGGATCTCTTTTCCTTCTTAGTCTCCAGTTTATCTCTGATGGCTTTATCGTCGATAAATCTCGCAATTAGAAGCTGCTGCGCTATTGTAATTACATTCGAAAGAAAATAGTAATAAGTCAATCCGGAAGAGAAATTGTTCAAAAAGAACATAATCATAACCGGAAAGAAGTACTGCATCGTTTTCATTGGCCCCTGTTGTTGCATCGGGTTATTTTGATTTTGAACATAGGTATATGCCAAGGTCGATAAGGTCATCAATAAGGTAAATAAACTGACATGGTCTCCGTAAAAAGGAATATTGAATGGCAGATCCAGTATACTGTCATAGGTCGACAAATCATGGGCCCATAAAAAGCTTTTTTGTCTTAACTCTACCGAATTGGGAAAGAAATTGAAGAGCGCAAATAATACGGGAATTTGTAAAATCATTGGTACGCAGCCACTCAATGGATTTACACCAAATTTTTGATACAGCTGCATGGTTTCCATCTGTACTTTTTGCTGGTCATCGCCGATTTTTTCCTTGATCTGCTCTATTTCCGGCCGAAGCACTTTCATCTTGGCCATGGAAACATAAGAGCGGTAGGAGAGTGGCGACAAAATGAGTTTTACCACAAATACCAGGATCAGAATGATCAATCCGTAATTGCTTATATAGTTTTCAAGAAAATTGAAGAAGGGGACAACGGTGTATTTGTTGACCGATGCGAAAATTGTCCAACCGAGATAAACATTTTCCCCATAGCCCTCGGTAACTTTCTTAAGTATGGAAAAGTTATTTGGTCCAAAATAAAACTGAAAGGATTGCTCTTCGTCGGAAAACATCTGAAAGGGAATTTCAATGCTTGCAGTTTGCGATTTGACGGTGCTCGAATCATTGGGGTCAAATTCACTACTGAATTCACCATTTTGCATAGGAAGGCTTGAAATGAGTCCCGAATTAAAAAACTTCTGTTTCATCGAGAGCCATTTCACATCGTTCACTCCTTTTTCTATAACCTTCTCGGCATCGGCATCATTGGTGACTTCTTCAAAATCACCTTTGGTATTGTAATAATTGACCGCGGTATGGTTTCGACTTTGATCAATTACATTTTCAAAGCGCTTGAGGTCTTCCTGCCAATAGAATTGAACATTTTTATTGGCGATTAAGTCGTTTAGTCCATTCACCTGAATTTTGTAATCCACCACATAAGATTTCGGACTGATTTTAAAAATGTGCTTAATCGAACCTTTGGATGCGCTGGCACTCAGGCTTAGTATACTGAACTCTTCGCTTTCCGTCAGTTTACCACTGTAATAAAGGTCACTCAAATTGAGTGTTTTACCCTCAACAGATGTCAATAACCAATCCATTTGGTGATTGGCCGAATCCAAAAGCACCAGAGCTTGTTTTTCGTAAGTAACGTGCTTTTTGAGTACAACTTCTTTTATTCCTGCACCCTTGTTTGAGATTTTAATTTTGAATACTTCATTTTCAAGTACATAGTACTTTTCTTTACCCTCTGTGTTGGCATAGAGTGCACCCCATTTCCCCGCTTTTTCCTGTACCGAAATGCTATCGGCTTGCAGCTCAGTGCTATCTCCTACATTAACAGGGCTGCTCTCAGGCATTCGCTCTTCTGAGCCTGAATTATTTTTTTCAGTATTATTTTCTATTTGCTCAGCAGGTGCTTCGCTAATAGTTTCTTCGGGTTTTGGCTGTTCACCGAAGAAATAAAGATATCCCACGAGCATCGCGGAAATCAGAACAAGTCCGATTAATTGATTTCTATCCATTGAAAATTAATTACTCTCGTTTTTATATTGTATAGCTGCTTTGATAAAACCTGCAAATAAAGGGTGAGGATTTAAGACGGTACTTTTAAATTCCGGGTGAAATTGCGTGCCTATAAAAAATGGGTGATCTGTTATTTCTACGACTTCCACCAGATTGTTTTCCGGATTAATTCCTGAAGCTATCATTCCATTTTTTTCAAACGTTTCTTTATAAGCATTATTGAATTCATAACGGTGTCTATGTCTTTCAGATATTTTTTTCTTTCCATAAAGCTTATTAGCCAGGCTGTCTTTTTTCAGATTGCAAACATAGGCTCCCAATCGCATTGTGCCACCTTTATTTTCAATATTTTTCTGATCTGGCATTATATCAATGACTTTATCCTTTGCTTTTTCATTAACCTCGGATGATTCAGCATGTTTTAATCCGGCTACATTTCGAGCAAATTCGATTACGGCGCATTGCATTCCAAGACAAACCCCAAAGAATGGGATGCCGTTGGTTCTGGCATAATTCACGGTTTCAATTTTACCCTCAATACCTCTTTCACCAAATCCCGGTGCTACAAGAATCCCATCCAGATTTGCCAGTTGACGATGTTTATTTTGGTCTGTAATGTGCTCTGATGAAATCCATTTGACATTGACTTTGCATTCATTTACCGCACCTGCATGAATAATAGATTCGTGTATGGATTTATAGGCATCGTGGAGTTCCACATATTTCCCAACGATTGCTACACTTACTTCGCCCGTAGGATTCTTTAGTTTACCAAGAAAATCTTTCCATGTTTCAATTTCCGGTTTCTTATTCTTTTTTAATCCAAGCCTCGACATTACACGAACATCGAGATGTTCCTTGAGCATCATGATGGGAACATCGTAAATACTTTCCGCATCCTGTGCTTCAATCACCGAATTGATCGGGACATTGCAGAAAAGCGCAATCTTTTTTCTGATGTCCATTGGAAGTGACATCTCCGAGCGGCATACCAAAATATCAGGTTGTATTCCTGCTTCCAGCAATGTTTTGACCGAATGCTGAGTTGGTTTTGTTTTTAATTCGCCCGATGCTTTGAGAAAAGGGATAAGGGTTAAATGTATAACGGCACAATTGGAGGGCCCCTGATCAAATTTGAATTGTCTCAATGCTTCAATGAATGGCAATGATTCAATATCTCCAACACAACCACCAATTTCAGTGATGATAATATCGTAATCGTGTTTTTCTGCCAGCAGATTAAAATTTCTTTTTATTTCATCAGTAATATGTGGAATCACCTGTACGGTTTTGCCCAGGTATACGCCCTGTCTTTCCTGAGAAATAACAGTATTGTAAATTCTTCCGGTAGTGACATTATTGGCCTGTGAAGTAGGTGTATTTAAGAATCGCTCATAATGGCCTAAGTCAAGATCAGTTTCAGCGCCATCTTCGGTCACATAACATTCACCGTGCTCATAAGGATTCATTGTCCCGGGGTCGATGTTAATGTAAGGATCGAATTTCTGGATGGTAACTTTGAAACCCCTGGCCTGTAATAGTTTGGCCAAAGAAGCTGCGATGATACCTTTACCGAGTGAGGAGGTCACTCCGCCTGTTACAAAAATAAATTTTACCGCTGCCATTCTGAGGATTTATGCATACGGGATGCAAAGGTATAATTTCCAAGTGTTAATTTCTAATACTATATTTCTGCCTCGGACATTCAAACTTAATTGTAGATTTACAGCGCATGCAGCCCGAATTGATTAAAAAAATAATTCACCGTCATAGAGTGACTCAGGATGATCTGGCACATTTCAGATATGAAAAGGTGCATTATGTCTGTTCTACATTTGCCCTGGCAAGAGAAATTGAATGGACCACGCGGCAGTATATAAAAAAGATAAAAAAAGAGGATGAAGAAGGTATAGGCACCATGCTTGAAATATTGCATCACAATCCGGTTTTCATGGACGAGGAATTTGTGGTTAATGCCGAGGTGGATTCATATGAACACGACGAATTAATTTGCAGCTTTGAAATTAAAGTAGGCGACAGATTGATTGCCACGGGAAGGACCGGTCAGAAAATATTGCCTAAATCAGTTTTGGAGAAAAAATTTAAATACGATTAAAATTGTCAAAAGGCAGTTCAATTCAACAAAATATTAATATCAAAAACCGCAAGGCGCGATACGAATTTGAGATCCTCGATACTGAAGTAGCGGGAATAGTATTGACAGGCTCGGAAATTAAATCCATTCGCATGGGTAAAGCGAGTTTGCAGGAAGGATATTGTTTTATCGATAAAGATGAAATGTGGATTAAGAATATGCACATTGCCGAATATACGGAGGCCAGTCATGCCAATCACGAGCCAACCAGAAAAAGAAAACTCTTATTAAAGAAAAAAGAGATTGAGAAATTTCAGAAAAAAACCGAGGAAAAAGGACTGACCATTGTGCCTTTGCGCCTATTTATTAATTCCCGAGGCTTTGCAAAAATGGAAATAGGATTGGCTAAAGGGAAAAAGATATACGATAAACGTCAGGATATTAAGAGTAAGGACATGAAGAGAGAAATAGAGCGATTTGGATAAAAAAGGTATAGCATTCTTATCGGCCATACCGGTAAGAGCAAAAGCATCGGATACATCCGAAATGGTAAGTCAGATTTTATTTGGCGAGTCTTACACTATCATAAGTGAAGATGACAAATGGTACAAGATTAAAATGGAATACGATGCCTATGAAGGTTTTATTGACAAAGGCCAATTCCAGGAGCTAGATGCCGAGAACAGAAAAGAATTTCACATTCAAAAAACATTTCTGATTACGCATAATATTAAAATCAGCATAGATGGATTTGGTCTCCTGAGTCTGAGCCCCGGCTCTGAAGTGCCCCTTTCCTGGATGAATAACGATTTAAAATTTATGCGATCCAAAGGTTTTGATGGTTATGATCCGGATCAAATCATACGCGATGCTCAAAAATTTTTAGGAGCACCTTATTTATGGGGTGGCCGTTCAATTTTCGGATTGGACTGTTCCGGATTCGTTCAAATTGTATTTAAACTAAGTGGAATCAAATTGAAAAGGGATGCTTCTATGCAAATTGAATCCGGAGAAGAAATAAATCAGTATTCCGATCATAAAAAGGGCGACCTGGCATTTTTTGCTAATAATAAAGGCAAAATAAATCATGTAGGTATCATTTCAGAAAAGAATAGGATCATCCATTCCAGTTCCTGGGTAAGGGAGAGTGAATTAAATAAGAACGGTATTGTGAATGATAATGGAGAAATATCACATCATTTGCATTCGATCAGACGACTCGGATAAATCAAAAACCTTGAATTTGCTCAAGTTAATTTGTCCTCGCTCCTTTCGGGCAGATTAACAATATTCTCATATTGCTTTTCATCTATAATTAAATTTTCTACTTTTGCAGTCCTTTTTCGCAAATCAAAATAAAATAGCGAATAAGGAGAAGGAGAAAAACATATGTCAGAAGAAAAAGTAAAAGAAACAAAAACCAAAAAGGAAAACCCGGCTCCGGACCAAACGAAGGAGCAAGCTGCTGAAAAAAAATCAGCAACGACTAAAAAGGCTACGGAAGAAAAAAAAGCTGAAGTAAAGGCAGAAGCAAAGGCAGAAAAGCCAAAAGCGGAAGCAAAGCCTAAAAAAGAAACTAAAAAGGAGGAGTCAAAGGCAGAAGCTAAGGCCGAACCAAAGAAGAAAGAGCCTGCTAAAGACGAATCTAAAAAAGAAGAAGCTAAGCCTGCAGCCAAAAAAGAAGCTGCTACTCCGAAAGCTGAAAGTACTAAAGAAGAAGCTACGGTTGAAGAGCCATTCAGCTGGGACAATTTAACCGAAGAAGGTTTCGGTCAGGAGTATTCGGCTAAGGAAAGAGAAGAAATGGCCAAGATGTACGAAGGTACAATCAATCAGGTCGAAGAAAAGCAATTAATTACAGGTTCTGTGGTAGGAATCACAGCTAAAGATGTGATCCTTAATATAGGATATAAATCAGATGGTCTGGTTTCATTGTCTGAATTCAAAGACTTACCGGATCTCAAAGTTGGCGATGACGTAGAAGTTTACCTTGAAACACAGGAAGACAAAAGCGGTCAGGTTGTCATCTCAAGACGAAAAGCAAATATTGTAAAGGCATGGGAGGCTATTCAGAACTCTCATGAAAAAGATTCTGTAATTGAAGGATTTGTTAAAAGAAGGACTAAAGGTGGATTGATCGTTGATATATTCGGTATAGAAGCATTCTTGCCGGGATCTCAAATAGACGTAAAGCCTATCAGGGATTTTGACGTTTTTGTTGGAAAAACAATGGAAGTCAAAGTTGTGAAGATCAATTATTCCAATGATAACGTTGTTGTATCTCACAAAGTCCTGATCGAAAAAGACATAGAAGCTCAAAAAGCTGAAATTCTAAATAACCTTGAAAAAGGTCAGGTGCTTGAAGGAATCGTTAAAAACATGACCAATTTTGGTGTATTCATCGATCTTGGAGGCGTTGACGGTCTTCTTCACATTACGGATATTTCATGGGGAAGAATAAATCACCCTGAGGAAGTATTAAAACTTGATGAAAAAGTTCAGGTAGTAGTACTTGATTTTGACGATGGTAAAAAACGAATCTCTCTTGGAATGAAACAACTTTCCGAGCACCCATGGGATTCTTTACCAAAAGAAATCGAAGTTGGATCAAAAGTAAAAGGCAAAATTGTAAATGTTGCTGATTACGGAGCTTTCCTTGAAATCCAGCCCGGAGTGGAAGGACTTATCCACGTTTCTGAAATGTCATGGTCTCAGCATTTGAGAAATCCTCAGGATTTCATCAATGTAGGAGATGAAGTTGAAGCAGTAGTTTTAACAATTGATAGAGAAGAAAGAAAAATGTCGTTAGGTATTAAGCAATTGACCGAGGATCCTTGGACAAAAGCTGAGATACTTGAGAAATATGCCATCGGAACAAGACACGTTGGTGTGGTGAGAAACCTAACCAATTTCGGACTCTTTATTGAATTGGAAGAAGGAATCGACGGTTTGGTTCACGTATCAGATTTGTCATGGACCAAGAAAATTAAACACCCTTCTGAATTCGTAAAGGTTAATGATGAACTAGAGGTGGTAGTAATGGAGTTGGATGTAGAAAACAGAAGACTTGCATTGAGCCACAAGCATATTGAAGAAAATCCATGGGATGCATTTGAATCAGTATTTACCAGAGGTTCAGAGCATCAGGGAACAATAATTGAGCTCAATGACAAAGGTGCGAGAATTGAACTTCAATATGGAATCGAAGGTGCGGCTCTACCAAAACATTTGGCTAAAGAAGACGGGTCAAATGCACAGGTAGGCGAAACATTGAAGTTCAATGTTCTTGATTTTAACAAGGATGAAAGAAGAATTTCATTATCGCATACTAAAACCTGGAAGGAAGAGGACGCCGGTTCTACAGAAAAGAAACCCGCTGCAAAACCGGCCAGAAAAACCTCTAAGGCAGTTAGAAATGTGAACAGTTCAACTGAGAAAACAACACTTGGTGAATTGGAAGCACTTTCTGCACTGAAGGAGCAAATGGAGCAGGACAAGGAGGATAAGATTAAAGCTGCAGCAAAAAAGCCAAGTGCTAAAACAGCAGCAGTTAAGAAAGAAGAAGCTCCAAAAGCCAAAGCGAAAACAAAGACTAAGGAAAAAGCCTCAAAGAAAGAAGAGGAAGATTCCGAAAAGAAATAGTCTTTAAATATTGAAAAATTAGGAAGGTTTCGGCCTTCCTTTTTTCTTAAATACCTATTTTTGATATTCAAATGGCGCTGTGGCCGAGAGGCTAGGCAGAGGTCTGCAAAACCTTTTACAGCGGTTCGAGTCCGCTCAGCGCCTCAACCAAACCTCAAAGTGTGTTCGTAAAGCGAATGGAACTTTGGGGTTTTTTCATTATTAATCTGCGGACGAGACCTCCTCGGTTTAATATTTTAATAATTGTAGTTCTCTTGATTTATAATTGCAAAATCTTTGTATTCATTAATATTTAAGACATTAATTATTTAAAGTAACCGTGCCTTTCCATATGAAAAAATCCTACTTGTAGACTTGGTCAATGTTATTTATGATAATAATTTAGAACAATTCTAAATTATTAGTATTCCTAAGTATATACAGACATTTAAAAGGCTATAAATCAATATCATAGGTTATTTT is part of the Hyphobacterium sp. CCMP332 genome and encodes:
- a CDS encoding ParB/RepB/Spo0J family partition protein is translated as MNEKKTRKTGGLGKGLSALLQGSEEFENRRDLTITRNPLNFKDIPLDQIEANPYQPRTEFEVETLNELAESIKVQGIIQPITVRKLSDKQYQLISGERRLKASKIAGIDSVPAYIRTANDQEMLEMALIENIQREDLNAIEVALSYQRLLSECELRQEDLGTRVGKNRSTVTNYLRLLKLPPEIQLAVRDKKISMGHARALISIENVDLQLAIFNEIIRKNLSVRKTEDLVRHGFEGKKDSGKKELKLSPEYKDLKTKLSSHFGTKISLKVEDDEKGEIKIPFVSTEDLNRILEILDV
- a CDS encoding ParA family protein, translating into MGKIIAIANQKGGVGKTTTAINLAASLAVLDFKTLIVDADPQANSTSGTGLDPKEIQHGIYECMVDDISPVDCIMQTDIPSLDILPSHINLVGAEVEMINLEAREEIMKGVLNGIRGNYDFIIIDCSPSLGLITVNALTAADSVIIPIQCEYFALEGLGKLLNTIKIIQTRLNPELEIEGMLLTMYDVRLNLSNQVVEEVKTHFKHLVFKTIIPRNIKLSEAPSFGLPAIVHDAESKGAISYLNLAHEMLQSNGVKIGSKKMA
- the yidC gene encoding membrane protein insertase YidC yields the protein MDRNQLIGLVLISAMLVGYLYFFGEQPKPEETISEAPAEQIENNTEKNNSGSEERMPESSPVNVGDSTELQADSISVQEKAGKWGALYANTEGKEKYYVLENEVFKIKISNKGAGIKEVVLKKHVTYEKQALVLLDSANHQMDWLLTSVEGKTLNLSDLYYSGKLTESEEFSILSLSASASKGSIKHIFKISPKSYVVDYKIQVNGLNDLIANKNVQFYWQEDLKRFENVIDQSRNHTAVNYYNTKGDFEEVTNDADAEKVIEKGVNDVKWLSMKQKFFNSGLISSLPMQNGEFSSEFDPNDSSTVKSQTASIEIPFQMFSDEEQSFQFYFGPNNFSILKKVTEGYGENVYLGWTIFASVNKYTVVPFFNFLENYISNYGLIILILVFVVKLILSPLSYRSYVSMAKMKVLRPEIEQIKEKIGDDQQKVQMETMQLYQKFGVNPLSGCVPMILQIPVLFALFNFFPNSVELRQKSFLWAHDLSTYDSILDLPFNIPFYGDHVSLFTLLMTLSTLAYTYVQNQNNPMQQQGPMKTMQYFFPVMIMFFLNNFSSGLTYYYFLSNVITIAQQLLIARFIDDKAIRDKLETKKEKRSNKKKSGFSARLEEAMKAQQQKQKNKGKGGRKK
- a CDS encoding CTP synthase; translated protein: MAAVKFIFVTGGVTSSLGKGIIAASLAKLLQARGFKVTIQKFDPYINIDPGTMNPYEHGECYVTEDGAETDLDLGHYERFLNTPTSQANNVTTGRIYNTVISQERQGVYLGKTVQVIPHITDEIKRNFNLLAEKHDYDIIITEIGGCVGDIESLPFIEALRQFKFDQGPSNCAVIHLTLIPFLKASGELKTKPTQHSVKTLLEAGIQPDILVCRSEMSLPMDIRKKIALFCNVPINSVIEAQDAESIYDVPIMMLKEHLDVRVMSRLGLKKNKKPEIETWKDFLGKLKNPTGEVSVAIVGKYVELHDAYKSIHESIIHAGAVNECKVNVKWISSEHITDQNKHRQLANLDGILVAPGFGERGIEGKIETVNYARTNGIPFFGVCLGMQCAVIEFARNVAGLKHAESSEVNEKAKDKVIDIMPDQKNIENKGGTMRLGAYVCNLKKDSLANKLYGKKKISERHRHRYEFNNAYKETFEKNGMIASGINPENNLVEVVEITDHPFFIGTQFHPEFKSTVLNPHPLFAGFIKAAIQYKNESN
- the smpB gene encoding SsrA-binding protein SmpB; this translates as MQQNINIKNRKARYEFEILDTEVAGIVLTGSEIKSIRMGKASLQEGYCFIDKDEMWIKNMHIAEYTEASHANHEPTRKRKLLLKKKEIEKFQKKTEEKGLTIVPLRLFINSRGFAKMEIGLAKGKKIYDKRQDIKSKDMKREIERFG
- a CDS encoding C40 family peptidase: MDKKGIAFLSAIPVRAKASDTSEMVSQILFGESYTIISEDDKWYKIKMEYDAYEGFIDKGQFQELDAENRKEFHIQKTFLITHNIKISIDGFGLLSLSPGSEVPLSWMNNDLKFMRSKGFDGYDPDQIIRDAQKFLGAPYLWGGRSIFGLDCSGFVQIVFKLSGIKLKRDASMQIESGEEINQYSDHKKGDLAFFANNKGKINHVGIISEKNRIIHSSSWVRESELNKNGIVNDNGEISHHLHSIRRLG
- the rpsA gene encoding 30S ribosomal protein S1, which produces MSEEKVKETKTKKENPAPDQTKEQAAEKKSATTKKATEEKKAEVKAEAKAEKPKAEAKPKKETKKEESKAEAKAEPKKKEPAKDESKKEEAKPAAKKEAATPKAESTKEEATVEEPFSWDNLTEEGFGQEYSAKEREEMAKMYEGTINQVEEKQLITGSVVGITAKDVILNIGYKSDGLVSLSEFKDLPDLKVGDDVEVYLETQEDKSGQVVISRRKANIVKAWEAIQNSHEKDSVIEGFVKRRTKGGLIVDIFGIEAFLPGSQIDVKPIRDFDVFVGKTMEVKVVKINYSNDNVVVSHKVLIEKDIEAQKAEILNNLEKGQVLEGIVKNMTNFGVFIDLGGVDGLLHITDISWGRINHPEEVLKLDEKVQVVVLDFDDGKKRISLGMKQLSEHPWDSLPKEIEVGSKVKGKIVNVADYGAFLEIQPGVEGLIHVSEMSWSQHLRNPQDFINVGDEVEAVVLTIDREERKMSLGIKQLTEDPWTKAEILEKYAIGTRHVGVVRNLTNFGLFIELEEGIDGLVHVSDLSWTKKIKHPSEFVKVNDELEVVVMELDVENRRLALSHKHIEENPWDAFESVFTRGSEHQGTIIELNDKGARIELQYGIEGAALPKHLAKEDGSNAQVGETLKFNVLDFNKDERRISLSHTKTWKEEDAGSTEKKPAAKPARKTSKAVRNVNSSTEKTTLGELEALSALKEQMEQDKEDKIKAAAKKPSAKTAAVKKEEAPKAKAKTKTKEKASKKEEEDSEKK